Below is a window of Cytophaga hutchinsonii ATCC 33406 DNA.
CATGGCCATTGGCGAGTATTTCATCTGAAATCTCTTACCATGTACAACGTTATGCCTTCGACCACCTGGACTCTCCTATACTTCGTGTAACAAGCCGTGACTTACCGCTTCCATATGCGCCAACATTAATCCAGGAAATCCTTCCAAATGTAAAACGTACTATTGATGCTGTTAAAACAGTTATGTACCAGAAGTAATTGAATATTCATTGATTGAATATATAAAACACAAAAGACGCTGCACAGCGTCTTTTGTGTTTTATAAGCAGATGAACCAGCTTGTTACAGGAACAGATTACAGACAATAATTCATTTTATCTGGAAATGAATCCACATAAAATTGATACATTTACGGTTAAATTGAATTAAAAATGGAAACACTCTCCATAATTATCCCTATATATAATGAAGAACATAATATTCCGGCTTTATATGCGCGGTTAAAAAATGTTGTTTCATCGTTAGAGTTAACCTATGAATTTGTGTTTGTAAACGATGGCAGTAAAGACAATTCCATTACGCTGATCAAACAGCTGGCGTCCATTGATCCTGCCGTTAAGTATATCGACTTCAGTAGAAATTTCGGGCATCAGATTGCTGTAACAGCCGGATTGGATGGCTGTACAGGCGATAAGATCGTGATCATTGATGCCGATCTGCAAGACCCGCCTGAGCTGATCGGCGACATGTATGCGAAAATGCAGGAAGGCTATGAAGTAGTCTACGCCAAACGCAGAAGCAGAAAAGGCGAAAGCTTTTTAAAAAAATATACCGCACAGGTTTTTTACAGAACACTTGCCAGCATTACCTCTATTTCTATTCCTGTTGATACAGGAGACTTCCGGATGATTGACCGTAAAATTGTAGATGTGCTAAAAAACATGCCTGAGCAGCACAAATTTTTACGTGGCCAGATTTCCTGGATCGGATTCAACCAGACATTTGTTGAATATGACCGTGATGAACGCTTAGCCGGAGTTACAGGCTACACCTACAAAAAAATGATCCGGTTTGCGTTAGACGGTATTACCTCTTTTTCCGATTTGCCGATCCGGTTTGCAACCATATCGGGATTTGTGGTTTCGTTTATCGCATTTATCATTATGCTGTACGCCTTATATTCCAGATTTATCCTTCAGGATTACGTACCCGGCTGGACATCCCTGATCTTAAGTGTCATGTTCATCGGCGGCATACAATTAATCGCTATTGGTATTATTGGTGAATACATCAGCCGCATCAGTTCCAATGTAAGAAAACGTCCCTTATATATTGTTCGGGAAAAAACCACTACCTCAAAAAAAGACTAATGATTGCGTTTTTTAAGCATGCATTTTCAAAAAGCAACAAACCCTTGTTGCTGGCATTACTTATCAATGCCTTGATTCACCTTCCTTTTGTTAACAGGCCACCTGAAAGTGCACACATCTGGAGACAATGCAATACACTTGCTATTGCACGCAAT
It encodes the following:
- a CDS encoding glycosyltransferase, coding for METLSIIIPIYNEEHNIPALYARLKNVVSSLELTYEFVFVNDGSKDNSITLIKQLASIDPAVKYIDFSRNFGHQIAVTAGLDGCTGDKIVIIDADLQDPPELIGDMYAKMQEGYEVVYAKRRSRKGESFLKKYTAQVFYRTLASITSISIPVDTGDFRMIDRKIVDVLKNMPEQHKFLRGQISWIGFNQTFVEYDRDERLAGVTGYTYKKMIRFALDGITSFSDLPIRFATISGFVVSFIAFIIMLYALYSRFILQDYVPGWTSLILSVMFIGGIQLIAIGIIGEYISRISSNVRKRPLYIVREKTTTSKKD